The DNA region GCGTAATCCCAATGGCCGGCACCGGTGATGCCATACTGCCATGACTGCCAGAGCATACGACGGTAATGCCCGAGGGGATGGAATGTCTTGTCCGGTCCTTCGCAGTTATAGGTATAAAACTGCTTGCCTGCGTTCTTTTCTTCGGTGAAGAACCGGATGCGTTCCTCATCGAGGCGTCCGGCGACAAGATGCGGGCACCAGACGTCGACGAGCGGCGCGATCGATCTGCTCGCCGCCACCGTGGTCGCCTGCGTCGGATCAACGAAGATACGCAGGTTCGGATCGGCCTCTTTGAACATCGCCCATATTTCTCGGCCGCCGGCATTGATGAGCTTGTCATTCGGCTCATCGATGGGGTACATCGCATAATCCGCATAGGTAAGCCCGAGCGATGCGCAATGCGAGACCACCTGTGCCGTAAGCGACTTCATTGCCGATTTCCATTCCGCCGAGCCGAGCTTGAACGTCTTTCCGGCAGTGAAATCACCGAGCGGTTTATTGATACCGTTCCCGATATCGCCGAAATAGCAGAAGAAAAAGAATTTTTTTATCCCGGCATCGCGATGAAGTTTTATCACGTCATCCAGCTTTGAGAAATCGACCGCCGTGACATTCCCGCCGTCATCAAAGGTGAATTTCGGCATCTGTGCCGGATGAATGACCGCCGTATCGATGTAATGCGCGGCTAGATCGGCCACCGCTGCCTTCACATCCGCGGCTACCGGAGCAAAATTGATATATGCCCAGTTATAGGTCGAGACCGGTATCGGCCGCGGGAGCATGACAGGGAGCACTTTCACCGAAAGGGCTATCGTATACGCGCCCTTCCCGGTCGAGAGCGATAGTGTCCCGCTGTACTCCCCCGCCGGCGTATTATCGGTCTTCACCTGCACCCAGAACGCACGATTGTTGCCCGGCGCTATCGGCACAGTTCCGTCCGCAAGCGGAAGCGCATCGGGGCGGAGGAGCCCGTCATTACATTCAACGTTCTCAGCGAACCGCAGTACAATGTTCTTTTTCGGTATCGATGCGCCCGTGCCGGCCAGATCGGTCGCGTTGATCATAACGTTCCGGACACTATCACCGGCATTGAACACGGCGAACGATATCGACTCATATTCATCGGCGCCCATGACAAGTGAAAGTGACTTGCAATCGGATGCCCCTTCCGGCGGAAGATCGAATGCGCCGAAATCGTTCCATCCGCTCCCCGCATGCACGACCATCGATTTTCCCGGGAAACGTATCGCCGCCGCCTTTGCATTGACGATGCCCGCTTTGTCGCGAAGCGCCGTGAGCGCTCCCCGATCGGCTGCGTTCTGTGCTTCCTTTTCGATACCGCCGATCTCTTCGGCGAGTGCGGCATCGTTCTTTGCAAGGAATTCCTTGAGCGGCCTGAGTTCACCGAGCAGCGCCGCTTTCTCGCGCGCTGATTTGCGCATATCGAATATCGCCGAACCGAGCATGTCGGTCGTATACGTCGTGCCGGTAAGCGCTACCGACGAAGGAGGGAAATCGCCCTTGATGACCTCAATCTCATCGGCGAACATATAGCTGCCGTTCGCGACAAGCGAAACGGCGATATAGCGTCCTTTCGTCCTCAAGTCGTTGAGATGATACCGTGCCGCATACCACTCGCCGTTCTTATCAGGCATGAGCGTTCCGAACCGGCGTCCCGCGTGATAGAAATTCTTTCCGTCCTCGCTCACGAAAAATACCGCGTCGGGAAAATTTACCGATGCCGCTTTCGCGCCGCCCGCAGTGTTGACCGCAAGCTCGCGTATCGGCTGTGTGGTACCGAGATCGACGATGATCTCCACCCGCCCGGCATTCACCCAGCCGACCGTCGACTTCTGTGTCCAGAAATATCCCTCCGTGAACGCGCCGTCGGTAAGCTGCTTGTCGTCGTCGGCGTCCATGCACAGCGAATAGTTCGGTTTTTTCGACATCGTATATTTTTTTTCGAGCGCGAGGTTCACTCCGGAAAGGGCTTTTGTTCCCGTCGGCGCTGCGGTGGCAACGGGAACTTCTTTCCCCTCGCGCACCTCCACATCATCGAACCACACGGTACCCGATCCCTGGTGGAGATACAATATCACCGTTGTCATCGTCTGCGATCCGGAGTTGAACGGGAGTGATATCCGCTTCCATGCGAACGTGCCCTTCAGTGTTTCCGATGCCTTCAGAGTACCGCCGTCCTTACGCCCGAGGTAGAGCTTAACGCCGAGGCCTTTTTCCGAAAGCACTACGGTATCGCCTTTGACCCAGACACTGGCGATATAATCGGTATCCGGCTTCAGCTCGATGTTCTGCCGTATCTGTGAATAGCTGGAAGTGTTCTTATGGGCGATACGCACGCCGTTCTTTCCGGTGCGGAATTGCGCATTGTCGGCCAGAACCGCGGCTTCTTCGCCGGACGCCTCGGTGTACTGCCAGCCGGCCGGTTTACCGCCATCAAGTGCTTCAAAACCGGGGTTTTTCAACATATTCGCCTGCGGAAATACCGTTGCTGCTGCAAAGATCAGGATGGTGATGCACTGTTTCATATGACAACCTCGTATCGGGGAAATATCAAGTTATACGTATAACTTGATTATATGTACGTACAATATAATCGATTCTCCGTTGTTTGTCAAGGAAGCAGAAATAACCGCGGACGATCCCTGTAAGATTTTTCCCTTCTGTGCGTTCCATAGATGTAGTTCAAATGACACAAGACAAGGAGAGCGGCCAATGATCGAGACGAAAGACCCGCATGATGCGATATCCGACAACAGCATCAAAGCGATGATAAAACACATAAGCGCACATAATACGGATATCATGCGCCATTCCATGCGCGTAGCGACCTATGCGGTCAATATCGGGAAGACGATGGGCGTTGCCGCGAATCAATGCAAGTCATTGCTCCATGGCTGCCTTATCCACGATATCGGCTATCTCTGGGTGCCAAAAGCGATATTCCAGTCGCCCCGAACGCTCGCGCTGCACGAAAAAGTGAAGATACACCGCCATGTGGATTTCGGGCACTACTTCGTTTCCCGGCACATCGAGAACCCCGATGTCATCGATATCGTGAAATATCATCACGAACGTATCGATGGAAAAGGATATCCGTACCGTATCGGGGGCACGAGCATTCCGCTCCTGCCGCGCATCGCTGCAGTGGCGGACGCCTACGAGGCGCTCACCGAGAAGCGCGCATATCGCCCCGCGTTCAAGCCCGAGATAGCGCTTAATCAGATACACCGGTCGAGCGGCAGACAGTTCGACGAGGATGTCGTGGGGGCCCTGCATGAGTACGTCGCATCGACGAATACCGACAGCGGGAGCAGGCCTTCTTTCGATTTCGATGCGCCATGACCGCGTACCGATGTTGACAGGAGGGGTGCTATGCGTATACTGACGAAGGTATGATCGTCGTATCGCATCATAAGCGAAGCATGTGAGAGAATGAGGAGCTATGGACCGTACTGAGGCAGTATTCGCACAGCTGACCGGAAAATTCGGCCCGATGGTGTTCCGTGTAGCGGCGAATTATCTCGGCAATGACGATGACGCAAAGGATGTTATGCAGGAAGTGTTCATCAAATTCTTCAGGCGCTACCGCGATGCCGAGCCATCAGGGGCGTACTCTTCATTGTTCTACCGCATGACGATAAACGCATCATGCGATCATTGGAGAAAGAACCGCAAACGCCGGCATGAGCAGATGGACGACGCGTCCGCGGCGGATACGGAAAGTCCCGAGGCGGCGGAGACGCGCCGTGAGGTACAGACGGCGATAGCCTCTTTGCCGGAACAGTATCGCGCGCCGGTGATACTGCGGTACATGGAGGGCAAGTCGAGCAAAGAAATATCGGAAGTTCTGCATGTCAGTGTATCAGCGCTCGACGTCCGTCTCTATCGCGCCCGTGAAATGCTCTCGAAAACGCTGTCGCATATATTCCCCGCGGGAGGTGCCGTATGACATGCCGAAAGACCGCTCTTCTCCTCGACCGGTACGCAACGGATGAGCTCGCCGTAAAAGAGCGTTCGCTCGTAGAGGCACACCTCAACGGATGCGCCGAATGTTCAAAGAGGCTTGCAGGCATACATGCGCTTCGCGGCGTCATCTCCTCGGCACGCACCGATGCGGCCCCGTCCATACTGCCTGAGCTTCGAACATCTATGGCCGAGCCGTTGCAGCAAAAGAAGCCGCGTGTACCGTTCGATACGATACGCACACGGCTTGCAACGCTCCGTATGCCGCAGTACCTGACCGCAGCTGCTGCAGTCGCGGCGGCGGTCATCGCGATAGCAGTGCTCCCGTCCCGCATCGGCGATCGCTCGCTGCCGCGGCTCTCGGACGCGACACGCATCAAGGGAACGAATGCGATATTCATCTACCGAAAGAACGGTGATTCACAGAGCCGTCTTACGAACGGATCGCTCGCGCAGAAAGGCGATATTTTTCAGATATGCTACATCGCCAACAATGGTTCCCACGGCGTACTTTTCTCGGTCGATGGTCGCGGCGGTGTAACGCTCCATCATCCGTCGAGGGCGGACGGATCGACCGAGCTCATCAGGAACAGAGAGACCTGCCTTGACCGTGCGAATGAGCTCGATGATGCGCCCCGGTATGAAAAGTTCTTCCTTGCCGTTGCGCCACGGGCGATGGATAGCGCATCGGTCATCAATGCTGCGAAAATAGCGGCTCGCCGCACGCATGATATCGATGCATCGGTACTGTCCGTGCTCAGTAATTATTCCGTTACAACGTTCACACTGAGGAAGCAATAACCATGAACATGAAAAAAGCCCTCGCATTGACCGTCATTGTGTACGCATGCTTCGCTCAGGCCGAGAGCGGTATGCGGCGATTCGGCATATTCGCCGGCGCAAGCCGCGGGGGCACGCTCCCTGAGCTCATCTATCCATTGAGCGATGCAAAGTCGCTTTCCGAGGTGTTCGTCACGCTCGGCGGATTCGATGAGCGTGATACGACCGTGCTTGCCAATCCCACACTCGCCGATCTCAGGAACGATATAGCTGCGCTCAAGGCAAAAGTGGCCGCCGCGAAGAAAGAGAAATTCCGTGTTGAGATGATATTCTATTATTCGGGGCATTCCGATAAGACGGGCCTTCTCCTCGGTGACGAGGTCTATCGCTATGAGGACCTCAAAAAGGACACCGAAGGGATAGCGGCCGATATGCGCATCCTTATTCTCGATTCCTGCATGTCGGGTACGCTTACGACGCTCAAAGGATCGAGCGCGCGACCGCCATTCCTTTTTGACAGCACCATCGATATGGAAGGCTATGCCTTTCTCACCTCCTCTCGTTCTACCGAGTATTCGCAGGAGTCGGACACGCTCGGTGGTTCGTTCTTCACGCATGCGCTTATTTCGGGACTTCGCGGGGCAGCGGATACCGTCGCCGACGGACGGGTGACGCTTGATGAACTTCGGCAGTTCGCATCGCAGGAAACACGCAAAAAGACCGAGCATACCACCGGCGGCGTGCAGCATCCAAGCTACAGCATGCGTGTCAAAGGCTCCGGTGATGTGGTCATGACCGCGCTCGGCAAGCTTTCATCGTCCATTTCGCTTGCGGATAATGTTGCAGGCCATGCCTATGTCCGCGGTGAGAACAGCAGGCTCATCGCGGAGATGACGAAGCAGGAAGGAAAAGCAATGACAATAGCCGTTCCCGACGGGAAGTATGTCATTACCCTGGAAAAGGACGGCCGCTGGTACGAGGCGAGGTCCGAGGTGTCGAAAGCGAAGGCGTCGACGCTCGGGCGAAATGCGTTCAGGCAGATACGAGTGCGCACGGCTGCGGCGAAGGGCGGACCGGCAGTGTACCGTGTAGCGGTGCTCGATTTTGTATCGAAAGGGAATGCCGCACGTGCCGATGCGAACGTGATAACGGAACTGTTCCGGACGGAACTGGTGAACGGTAAGCGCTATGATGTCCTTGACCGCAACAATATGGATATGATACTCAAGGAGCAGGAATTCGTGAAAAGCGGCTGCACGGAGAATACCTGCGCCGTGCAGATAGGGAAGATACTGAACGTTGATTACATGTTCTTCGGCAATCTCATGAAGATGGGTAATCTCTACTATGTAAGCGCCGGTATTATCGATGTTGAAACATCACGCATCGTGAAAAGCGAACGCGTGAGCATGAAGTCGCTCGATGAGAGCACGACCGTGCTCGCCGATCTGTTGAAGCGGCTTGCGGTCGATGCCGAAAGTACGACAGCGGTCGCCGCGGTGCAGCCGGCGTGGGCGGCCGCACGGGAGAACGCTCCGTTCTCGGCACGAAGCGGCTTCACCGCACTTGCATGGAACGGAAGGATTTGGCTCTTCGGCGGATACGAGCCTGCGACGAAGAAAACGCTCCGTGATGTCTGGTCGACATCGGACGGGACCAATTGGCAGCTCGCGAACCGGAAAGCGAATTTCTGGGACCGCAACCGCCATGCGTCAGCGGTGTTCAATAGTGCGCTCTGGATAGTCGGCGGTTTCCAGGCGAACTCCGGCGGCTTCAACGGCTCGATGAACGATGTGTGGCGTTCGACCGACGGTACGAACTGGAGCCAATTCATGCGCAGTACCGGATTTACCGTTCGCGAAGGGCACACGCTTGTGCCGTTCAAAAATGCGCTCTGGGTTATCGGCGGTTTCGCCTTCCGCGAGAACGTCAATGATGTGATACGCTCGGACAGCGGCAGCAATTGGCTGACCGTAAACAGCAACGCGCCGTTCTCGGCACGCAATGAACACACCTCGTTCGTCCTGGGCGATTCGCTCTATATCGCCGGTGGTATCGGAGAAGATGGAAATGCGATGAACGATATATGGAAGACGAGGGACGGGAAGCAATGGACGCGAGGGACGGGGCCGTTCTCACCGCGCTTCGGGGCGCGCACGGTGGTCATCGGCACAGCCGTGTATCTCATCGGCGGATGCGACGGGAAGAACGGCATGAACGATATCTGGCGGTCTGTCGACGGCGTTACCTGGACCGCGGAAGCGGCGCCTCCGTTCACCGGGAGATTCCTGCATGAAGCCGTCGCATTCAATGGAAGTATATGGGTCATCGGCGGCGTCACCGACGATTCGTACGAGGAAGCGCTCAATGATGTCTGGTCTTTGTCGAAGTAAAACGCGGTTGAACACGGCAGTGATCGGACAATGCGGAATATCACCGCAGGATATACGGCGCCTCGCGCATCGGTGCTGAAAGCGAAATAAGCGAGAGTATGAATCAAAACCGCCGCTCACACCGACGACAATGCCGGTCCTGCCGAGCCTTTTCATTGTCTGCCGGATAAAGACTTCGATGCGCGCACATTCCTTCTTCGGGTTTGCTGCCGGAATATCGAGTTTCATGCTCCACCACCAGGTTACGGTCAGTATAACGCCTTCGATGATGCCGTCAATCAAAGGAATGCTGCGTTTCTCGGGTATTTGACAATATGTTCATATTGTATTATAATTGTTGTATCATATTTGTATTATGAAATATAAAGACCTTGAAAAAACGATAACCGCGGCCATTTCCTCGGGGAAATATCATACCGATGATGTACTTCCCACGGAAGAGGAATTGTGCGGGAAATACGATATCTCACGCTCTACCGTGCGGCTTGCCTATAACAGCCTTGAGAAAAGCGGAATCATCTACCGCGAGAAAGGACGCGGGACTTTCGTGAAAGGAAGCAGAAGAAAGCGCTCAATCTACACGATCGGTCTTATATTCGACAGACCGAGGGATGCGCCGTTCATCGGTACCAATGTATACATCAATGCACGCATGGAAGGAATGCGGAGCGTGCTGTCGAAAGCGGGGCATACAGCATCGCTCATCGTCGTCGACAGCGAGCATGATGATTACTGCGACCTGGAGCGCATGACTCCGGACGGCGTGCTCGATCTCGGCAATACGATATCGCCGCGGTTGAAGCGCCTGCTTACGGAGAAAGGCATCCCGCTCATCGGCGTAAGCGGCGGAGCAACGCCTCGTTATGACGATATCCCCTATGTACTTACCGACGAAGCCCCCGGCGCAAAAGAAGCCGTGGAATACTGCATCGCGAAAGGGTACGATTCGTTCGGCTTCATCGGCACCTATCCTGAGCGCTATCTGCGCTTCAACGAACTCCTCGCGGAACACGGACGGTCGATATCGGAAGAGCACACCTTCATGCTGCCGCCGATGCCCTGGTACAATGTATCCCATATCAAACCGGCAATGAACGTCCTTGATCATCTCAAGGCGAAGGCATCGCATCCCTCGCTCTATTTCTTCTCTACCGATGAGGTCGCGTATCATTTCACGGTGCTCCGCGAGGCTTCGGAAAAGAGAACGGCGGAATACGGCATTATCGGTTTCGGCAATGTCGAGGAGAAAATGGGCATACCGGAGCATGAGCGCATGGTGAGCACGATCAACTCACCGGCATTCGAAAGCGGCGCGGCGGCGGCCGAAATGGTCGTCGGGCTTATCTCCGGGAACGACGTTATAACAAGAACGGTATCATCGTCATTCATACCAAGAAAGACCACGCGATAACGGAGGAAGCATGTATCGAAATGCCATTCTCGCAGGTATGTTCGTCGTTTCGACGATATTCGGTGCCGGCAAGCACTGGGATTCACACTTCCCGGTCGGCTGCTATCTCTACACCTATGTGTGGGAGCAGAATACCAATGCGCAGGTGCAGGACCTTTCTATCGCCGTCAAAAAGCTCGCATCGCTCGGATTCACCTACGTGTATCTCGGCGGCGTGAAGGATAATGCTCTTTGGAATACCATGCTGGAAATATGTGATGCCCACAGGATATCCATTATCCCGCAGCTTGACTTCGCATATATATCGTCTCCGGATGTGAGCAAAGTGCCTGCACGTGCAGCATTGGCCGCAGAATTCATCAAAAAATACAAGGATCATCCGTCTGTCGCTGCATTCAGCGTGAAGGAAGAGCCCTCGCCGGACTATCTTCCCGCTATCAAAGAGTACTATACGATTGTACTTCGCGAAGTGCCCGATGCTCCCCTCATGCTCCTGCACAACTCCCTTCCTGCGATACAGCAGATGAAGCCGCCGTATCCGCGCATCTCGGGAACCGACCGCTACTGCTTCTGGTGGGAATGGGGTACGGCAGGCAACCGCGCCACGCCCCGCTCAGCGCTTCGGTGGTTCCATACGCAGATGGATGCGTTCTACCAGAGCAGCGCCCAACAGAACGCGGAATTCCACGCGGTATTCACGGCAAATACGCTTGAAGGATTCCGAACGACGAACAAGGTCCGTACGATGTTCTATCCGTCATCCATCGCAGAGGACACGAGACAGACTTTGTTCGAACGGGTACTGAAATTGGCGAATTCGACGGATCAGGGCTTTTATCGGATAAGCGAAGATATCGTCGGGTACTGGAAATACTATCGCCCGCCGGAGAACTGTGTTCGTGCCATGGCATGGCTCTCCGTAATGGAAGGTGCACGCTCGATATCGTCGTGGTCCTACGGTCCGCTGCGCGAGGATATGCGGAATTTTGCGCACCGGAGCTCGAACGCATCACAGCAGCGTGAGTATATTACACCCATCTCAGGATGGGATATGTCCGGCACTTCCGCGCTCAATGAGTACAGTGCATTTGCCCGCGAGATACAACGCTACGCACCGCTGTTACGTGCCTTGAAAAAGGAAACGACGCGCATCATCGGTACGCCTGCGGGGCATGAAACGGTGACCACGGAACGACCGACGTCCCCGGTCATCACGGTGCAGGAAACCGATGTCGTATGGCGTTCTTTCACCGTGAGCGGATACACCGGAAAGGTCATTATTATCGTGAATACCGCGGTCGGGACCTGGTGCAGCGGGCGTTCTCCCGACCAATTGTCAGCAGCCGATACATTCCGGATCGACGAGAAGGGGGAAGTTATTGACTATACGCCGAATACTGCAGCACGGACCATCCGCGCTGCCGCTGCCGACAGCTTTGGCTGTGTTGACCTTCGCACGGGGGAGATCGTCTCGGACAGTAACGGCGCACTGACACTTTCCGTCGAACCGGGAGGTGCCGATCTGCTCTTCATTTCGCCGCGCTCGAATGATGAAGATAAACGTTTGCGCAAGCAGTTCGGTCTATAGAAAATAAATTCACGGGAGTCAGCAATGAGAAACGTATTTCTGATGATGCTTCTGTCAGCAATGTGTTTCGGGCTTGAAGAGAAAAAGCCCGCGGCGAAAGAAGGCTTCATCCATTACCGCTACTACAACGGTTTCGAGGAAGCGGAAGATGCATCGTTCAAACAATGGGCGAAGAACAGCGATGTCACCGTGAATTTCATGGGCGTGACCGATGAAAGATCAGCGGGCGGAAAAAAAAGCTTTAAGATCGATATCACGTTCAATTCCGGCTCATATTACTACGTATCGCTGCCGCTCAATGTTCCCTGCGAAGGCGACATCGTCTTCAAATGCTCACTATACATCGATAAAGCGAGCACGGTACGCGCCATACCCGGCCTCGATTTCCAATTCCCGCCGACGAAGGATTCCGGCGTGTACCGCTGCCAGGAAAAGGATACGGTGAATGCATGGATGCATTATCGCGACGAGGGGGCAGTCAGTGGGGCAAAAAAAAGCTCGCTCTCGTTCTTCCGCAAGGCGAATACGCCCGGGCTTAACCCTGATACCGGCGGCAAAGTGATAGACCTCATCGGCATCATGATAACCGGCGGGGCACCCGGAAAACGCATCATCGCGTACATCGACGAGGTGGAGCTGCATGGTACCGTGCCCGACCCAGCGGCATACAAGAAGATCTATGAATCACGTATCGCCTCAGGGAAAGTGGAATCGCGCGAACGTGCCGCGCGCTGGCAGTCCGATCTTACTGCGCTTAAGCCGCTCTTCGATGTTCCGGTCAAACCGGGATACGGCGAATCGTATAAGGCTGCCGTGCTCAGCGAGCTTGCCGCGGTGTCAGGCATCGTTGCCGATATGATCGCGCGCGATACGGTATCGTTCGATATTGAACCGCGCATCCGTTTTCTCATGACCGCCGCACCGGAGATAAAGGAAAATCTCAGGCGGCTTTCCGCGAAAGAGGCATCCGGCATGGTGATACACATGGTCGATCCTGCCGGCCAATACATGGTACTTCCGGACACGAAGATCATTCACGGCACGATAAGCGCACAGGTAAGCGCTGTCATGTGCAAAAATGAATTTGAATCGGCGAGTTTCGTCGTTACTGCGCTCGATGAGCTTTCTGACCTGAGTGTATCACTATCCGATCTCAACGGACCTGCGGTGTATCCCGCATCGAAGGCGGATATCAAGCTCGTGAAATGCTGGTATCAGGTGGCCTATGACCCGCTCTCGCCGATAAGTGCCCGCCCGAAGACAGCGGCGCTCTATCCCGAGCTTCTCCTCAACGACGATGCGCTCGTAAAGGTCGATACCGTATCATCGAACAATCACCTGCGCATAGGAAGTGACTATCAGCTCGTGTCGACACGGAAATTCGGCGCGCTCGGGAGATGGACGCCGTCGGTCGATGAGTACCCGGTTCGCGACAGCGCCGTGCTGAAACCGGTGACCATTCCACAGGGAAAGAATCAGCAATTCATCATCACCTTCCGCCCGGCCGATACTCCTGCGGGCATGTACAAAGGAACACTCACGCTCTCGGCGGGAAGCGTGAAGAAAGTACTGAACGTAGCATTGACCATGCTCGACTTTTCGCTCGTGAAGCAGGAGAACTTTATCTCTTCCGCTTACTATGTCGCACGGCTCGATCCGACGGACAAGGGGACAGTGTCCTCCGAGAGTAAAAGCGAGCAGCAGTACTTCATCGATATGAGCAATATGGCCGCGTACGGCATCGATAACCCCACCGTGTACGAGAAATTCATGCCCGATCCCGCGCCATTCGAGAAGGCGCTCATGCTCCGCGCCAAGGCCGGCATCGACAACTCCGTGATATTCTCGCTCGGTGTGACGACAGGCGCTGCGGGCACCGAAGCGGGCGACAAGTCCATCATCGAGGGGGCGATACGCGGACGGGAAATAGCCGCTAAGTACGGATGCAAAGAATTCTTTGTGTACGGCATTGATGAAGCCGTCGGCGATCGCGTGATGAAACAGCTTAAGGTATGGGAAGAGCTAAATAAGCTCGGGATAAAAGTGTTCGTCGCCGGATACCCGGGCGGCATGAAGGGCGTCGCGCATGCATTGAATGTCTGCGTGAGCGCGTTCGCTGCCGGCGCGGGCATTGACCGCGATGAGGTGTCGCTTTTCCACAAGAACGGCAATCGACTTGTGTCGTACAATGACCCGCAGATAGGCGTCGAAGACCCGTATATCTATCGGAAGAATTACGGCATCATGCTCGCTGCGTACGGCATCGACGGAGCGATGGACTATGCGTATCAGCATTCTTTCGGGAATATCTGGGATGATTTCGACGATTTTACGTACAAGGACCATGTGTTCGCGTATCCGACCGCCGACGGTGTGGTGAACACCGTACCGTTCATCGGCTATCGCGAGGGGATGGATGACATGCGTTATGTCGCAACGCTCAGAAAAGCCATTGTTGCGGCAAATGCAAAAGACGATGCAAAAGCTGCTGCCGCGCAAAGTGTGCTCGACGGCATCCTCAAAGCCTTCAACGATTCCGGCAACGGCGATGAGTACGTCACAAGCCGCTTCGGCAATGGCGCATACATCGATCTCGGTGCACAGCGCACGGCTATCATTCAGGCGATACGATCGCTCAATTACCGCTGAGGGAACGATGCCGTACCCGTTCACCTCGATCTATTTCGACGACCCGATAGAGCCCTTGCGCGCGATCGATGTGTTCATGCCGAAGAAGGTGTCGCGGAATGCCGCGCTCTTCTTCGTGCACGGCGGCGGCTGGCGCGCGGGTTCGCGCTCCGGGTATCACGCGATCATGCGTGCGTTCAACGCCGAAGGCTTCATCTGCGCGGGTACGGATTATCGATTGTCCGGCGTGACGCTCATCGATCAGCTCACCGATATCCGTCACGGCTATGATGTTTTCGTGAGCGAATTGAAGCGAATGAACATCGCTCCGTGCATCATCACCTATGGCGGTTCGGCAGGTGCGCATCTTGCGGCACTGCTCTCGTTCGCCAAGCCGGGAGCATGCGGGGAATCACTCTCGTTCCGGGGCTATTCTCCCGTCAATGCATGGACACCTCCCGCCGCGACAATGCTTTCCGCGTTCACGCCGTTCTTTACGCCGTGGGACGATATTTTCCCCGGCATATGGGCGAGCATGCAGGACATCGCCGGTGCTTCATTCGCAGATGACCCCGCGCGGTACGAACGCTTCTCGCCGATAATGTATGTCGGTGCAGATACGCCGCCGGTGTTCGTGTCGCATGCACAGAACGAGCATATGTTCCCGTACGAGAATCTCATGCGCTTCGAAGAAAAGATGACATCGTTCGGAAAGCATGTCGAAATAAGAACGTATGCGAATACGGAACACGGGTTCTTCTATGATGTGACGCGCCGCCAGCAGAAAGAGGTGTTCCATGATATGCTTGGCTACATCGGAGGCTTATCATGAGACATGTCATAGTCGCAGCGTTGACGGCCGTTTTCACCTTGTGTGCCGAGGTCCCCGCACACCGCCTTCACGGCATCATCTGGCTTGCCGGTTTCACCGACCGGTTCGGCGATGCAACGTCCCTTGAGCGGCATCTGCCGTTCGTTACCGGGACGCTCGCATCGAACACGTACATCGACGGCGTGTACATCGCATTGCGCTGGGATGACTTTGAGCCGACGAAGGGTGACTACAAATGGGACCGCCTGGACAGCGTGATCGACTGTGTACGGAAAGCGGACCGTTTCTACAAACTTGTCCTCGAT from Spirochaetota bacterium includes:
- a CDS encoding GntR family transcriptional regulator, which codes for MKYKDLEKTITAAISSGKYHTDDVLPTEEELCGKYDISRSTVRLAYNSLEKSGIIYREKGRGTFVKGSRRKRSIYTIGLIFDRPRDAPFIGTNVYINARMEGMRSVLSKAGHTASLIVVDSEHDDYCDLERMTPDGVLDLGNTISPRLKRLLTEKGIPLIGVSGGATPRYDDIPYVLTDEAPGAKEAVEYCIAKGYDSFGFIGTYPERYLRFNELLAEHGRSISEEHTFMLPPMPWYNVSHIKPAMNVLDHLKAKASHPSLYFFSTDEVAYHFTVLREASEKRTAEYGIIGFGNVEEKMGIPEHERMVSTINSPAFESGAAAAEMVVGLISGNDVITRTVSSSFIPRKTTR
- a CDS encoding kelch repeat-containing protein — encoded protein: MNMKKALALTVIVYACFAQAESGMRRFGIFAGASRGGTLPELIYPLSDAKSLSEVFVTLGGFDERDTTVLANPTLADLRNDIAALKAKVAAAKKEKFRVEMIFYYSGHSDKTGLLLGDEVYRYEDLKKDTEGIAADMRILILDSCMSGTLTTLKGSSARPPFLFDSTIDMEGYAFLTSSRSTEYSQESDTLGGSFFTHALISGLRGAADTVADGRVTLDELRQFASQETRKKTEHTTGGVQHPSYSMRVKGSGDVVMTALGKLSSSISLADNVAGHAYVRGENSRLIAEMTKQEGKAMTIAVPDGKYVITLEKDGRWYEARSEVSKAKASTLGRNAFRQIRVRTAAAKGGPAVYRVAVLDFVSKGNAARADANVITELFRTELVNGKRYDVLDRNNMDMILKEQEFVKSGCTENTCAVQIGKILNVDYMFFGNLMKMGNLYYVSAGIIDVETSRIVKSERVSMKSLDESTTVLADLLKRLAVDAESTTAVAAVQPAWAAARENAPFSARSGFTALAWNGRIWLFGGYEPATKKTLRDVWSTSDGTNWQLANRKANFWDRNRHASAVFNSALWIVGGFQANSGGFNGSMNDVWRSTDGTNWSQFMRSTGFTVREGHTLVPFKNALWVIGGFAFRENVNDVIRSDSGSNWLTVNSNAPFSARNEHTSFVLGDSLYIAGGIGEDGNAMNDIWKTRDGKQWTRGTGPFSPRFGARTVVIGTAVYLIGGCDGKNGMNDIWRSVDGVTWTAEAAPPFTGRFLHEAVAFNGSIWVIGGVTDDSYEEALNDVWSLSK
- a CDS encoding alpha/beta hydrolase, whose product is MPYPFTSIYFDDPIEPLRAIDVFMPKKVSRNAALFFVHGGGWRAGSRSGYHAIMRAFNAEGFICAGTDYRLSGVTLIDQLTDIRHGYDVFVSELKRMNIAPCIITYGGSAGAHLAALLSFAKPGACGESLSFRGYSPVNAWTPPAATMLSAFTPFFTPWDDIFPGIWASMQDIAGASFADDPARYERFSPIMYVGADTPPVFVSHAQNEHMFPYENLMRFEEKMTSFGKHVEIRTYANTEHGFFYDVTRRQQKEVFHDMLGYIGGLS